TGCGCCGCATGGTCGGCCGCGATCCCAACGAGGCCCACCGCGCCTCCACGCCGCTCGAGCTGCTCTTCGACCTCACGTTCGTCGTCGCGTTCAGCCAGGCGGGGGCGCAGACCGCGCACCTGCTCGAGGTCGGCCACTGGATGCCGGCCATCGTCGGCTTCCTGTTCGCCGTCTTCGCGATCTGGTGGGCGTGGATCAACTACTCGTGGCTCGCGTCGGCGTACGACAACGACGACGTCTTCTTCCGCGTGGCGACCATGGTGGAGATGCTCGGCGTGCTGATCCTCGCGCTGGGCCTCCCCGACCTCTTCCACTCGCTCGACGAGGGCGAGCACGTCGACAACGGCGTGGTCGTCGCCGGCTACGTCGTCATGCGCGTCGCCACCATCGCCCTCTGGCTGCGCGCCGCGAAGCACGACGGCACCCGCCGCCGCACGGCGCTCACCTACGCCGTCTTCGTCTCGCTCGCGCAGCTCGGCTGGATCGTCGTCATCTTCGTCAACCTGCCGCTCGCCCCGACGCTCGCGATCACGGCGGCGCTCATCGCCCTCGAACTCGTCGGGCCGTACGTCGCCGAGCACGGACGCGAGGGCGGCACGCCCTGGCACGCGCACCACATCGCCGAGCGCTACGGGCTGCTCGTCATCATCACGCTCGGCGAGATCATCCTCGGCACGATCCTCGCGATCTCGGCCGTGATCGACGAGCAGGACTGGTCGGTCGAGGCCGTCACCGTGGCCTTCGGCGGCACGGCGCTCGCGTTCGGGCTCTGGTGGGTGTACTTCACCATGCCGTCGGGCAAGGTGCTGCAGCGCTACCGCGAACGCGGGTTCGTGTGGGGCTACCTCCACTACTTCATCTTCATCGCGCTGGCCGGCGCGGGGGCGGGCCTGCACGTGGCCGCCTACGAGATCGAGGGCGTCGCCCACATCGGCCTCGTGCCGGCGCTGCTCACCGTGGTCGTGCCCGTGGGTGTCTTCATGGTCGCGCTGTTCACCATCTACTCGCTGCTGCTGCGGCAGTTCGACCCGTTCCACATCTGGCTCTTCGTCGGCAGCCTGCTGGTGCTCGTCGCCGCCGTCGCCGCCGTGGCCGCCGGAGCGACCTTCGGCGTCGGCATCCTCATCACGGCGGCTGCGCCGTTCGTCGTCGTGGTCGGCTACGAGACGGTCGGCCACCGGCACCAGGCGGCCGCGCTGCGTCGCGCGCTCGGGGACTGACCGCCGGCCCGAGCCGGATGCACGCGGGTCACGACACGTCGTGGCATCCGGGCATGCGACGAGGGGCGGATGCCGCGGCATCCGCCCCTCGCGTGTCGATCGGGCGCTAGGCGTTCGGTCGATTCGCGCGGAGCACCTCGAGGCGCGCCCGGTACTCGACCTCGTCGATGTCGCCCTTGGCGAAGCGTTCGGCGAGCGTCGACTCGGCGCTGCCGCCGCGCGCCCACGGCGGACCGTAGGAGCCGTCGGCCCATGCACGGCGTCGGCCGCGGGTCACGAGGAAGATGATCAGTCCGATCACGAGGAACCAGAAGATCGGGATGAGGAAGAAGACCCATCCGAACCCGGCCGCCCAGGGGCCGGCGTGGGTGACGACCGCGGTCGTCGCGAGGGTGGCGAGCATGATGTGTTCCCTTGGTTCGCGCGGCCCGGGAGTGGACCGTCGAACCCATGCTCGCCGGGTCGCGGCATCCGCGAATCCCACCGGTGGAGACACCTGCGCTGCTCCCCCGGGAGGCATGGCGGATGCCGCGCCTACTCCTGCCAGCCCGGGGCCACGAGCCCCGACTCGTAGGCGACGACCACCAGCTGCACGCGGTCGCGGGCGTGCAGCTTCGCCATGATCCGCGACACGTGCGTCTTCGCGGTGAGCGGGGAGAGCACGAGCCGCGCGGCGATCTCGTCGTTCGTGAGCCCCTGCCCGACGAGGCGCAGCACCTCCCGCTCGCGCTCGGTCAGGGTGTCGAGCCGGGCGTCGTCGGGGGCGTCGCGGAGCCCGACGGCCATGCGCTCGAGCAAGCGCTTCGTGACGCCCGGGGAGAGCAGCGCCTCGCCGCTCGCCACGACCCGCACGGCGCGGATGAGGTCGACGGGCTCGGTGTCCTTCACGAGGAATCCGCTCGCCCCCGCCCGGATCGCGCGGGCGACGTACTCGTCGAGCTCGAACGTGGTGACGATGACGACATGCACCCCGGCGAGCTTCGGGTCGGCGGCGATCTGCTCGGTGGCCCAGAGGCCATCGCCGCCCGGCATCCTGATGTCCATGAGCACGACGTCGACGGGCTCGCGGCGCACGAGTGCGAGGAGGTCCGCACCAGTCGAGGCCTCCCCCGCGATCTCGACGTCGACCTCCGCGTCGAGCAGCGCACGGAAGCCCGCGCGCACGAGCACCTGGTCGTCGGCGAGCGCGACGCGGATCAC
This DNA window, taken from Agromyces sp. 3263, encodes the following:
- a CDS encoding low temperature requirement protein A, whose protein sequence is MSDQQTQDAGTAASARPPLDHRLRRMVGRDPNEAHRASTPLELLFDLTFVVAFSQAGAQTAHLLEVGHWMPAIVGFLFAVFAIWWAWINYSWLASAYDNDDVFFRVATMVEMLGVLILALGLPDLFHSLDEGEHVDNGVVVAGYVVMRVATIALWLRAAKHDGTRRRTALTYAVFVSLAQLGWIVVIFVNLPLAPTLAITAALIALELVGPYVAEHGREGGTPWHAHHIAERYGLLVIITLGEIILGTILAISAVIDEQDWSVEAVTVAFGGTALAFGLWWVYFTMPSGKVLQRYRERGFVWGYLHYFIFIALAGAGAGLHVAAYEIEGVAHIGLVPALLTVVVPVGVFMVALFTIYSLLLRQFDPFHIWLFVGSLLVLVAAVAAVAAGATFGVGILITAAAPFVVVVGYETVGHRHQAAALRRALGD
- a CDS encoding response regulator transcription factor; the encoded protein is MIRVALADDQVLVRAGFRALLDAEVDVEIAGEASTGADLLALVRREPVDVVLMDIRMPGGDGLWATEQIAADPKLAGVHVVIVTTFELDEYVARAIRAGASGFLVKDTEPVDLIRAVRVVASGEALLSPGVTKRLLERMAVGLRDAPDDARLDTLTEREREVLRLVGQGLTNDEIAARLVLSPLTAKTHVSRIMAKLHARDRVQLVVVAYESGLVAPGWQE
- a CDS encoding SHOCT domain-containing protein yields the protein MLATLATTAVVTHAGPWAAGFGWVFFLIPIFWFLVIGLIIFLVTRGRRRAWADGSYGPPWARGGSAESTLAERFAKGDIDEVEYRARLEVLRANRPNA